CCGTAGGCCTTCAACGCCTCCCACCCGATCGCCGTGACCACCGCACCCACCCAGAGGTCAGCCAGACGCAACGAAGCGGCGGTGGCCATTTGGTAGGCGGCGAGGAACACTGCGGTCGACATCAGCACGCTGAGCAGGTGGATCGCGAGCGTCGCCGGTGTGCCCGAGATGTACCGCGTCACGAAAATCGAGGCTGCGGTGGTCAGCAGTAGTCCGAAGCCGGCCGTGACCAGCAGGATGAACGAGCGGCCGCGCGCCGCAAACGGGTTGGGACGGCTGTTGCGCGGCACCTGCCAGACGGTGTTCGCCGCGTACTGCAGAGCTTGTGCGGCGCCGAGTGCTCCGTACAGCGCACCGAGCACACCGATGACCACGGCTCCCGTTCCGCCGTCCAGGGCTGCCGGTGCCTTGAGTTGGTCACCGATCACCGGGAACTCCCCCAATGCCGAGTTGAGCAGCGTCTCCTGCCACTCCGGCCGGCCACGCAGGATCCAACTGAGCACGGTCGAGGCGAGCAACAGCACGGGGAACAGGGAGATGAATGCGTAGTAGGTCAGCAACGCCGCCAGGTAGGCGCCGAGATCGTCGAAGAACTTGTAACCGACCGCGATCGGGTAGCCCAACACCGGATAGCGGCGTTGGATCGCGTCGACCCGGTCGGAGAAGGACATGCTGG
This is a stretch of genomic DNA from Yimella lutea. It encodes these proteins:
- a CDS encoding YihY/virulence factor BrkB family protein; translation: MSFSDRVDAIQRRYPVLGYPIAVGYKFFDDLGAYLAALLTYYAFISLFPVLLLASTVLSWILRGRPEWQETLLNSALGEFPVIGDQLKAPAALDGGTGAVVIGVLGALYGALGAAQALQYAANTVWQVPRNSRPNPFAARGRSFILLVTAGFGLLLTTAASIFVTRYISGTPATLAIHLLSVLMSTAVFLAAYQMATAASLRLADLWVGAVVTAIGWEALKAYGATYVNTVIKHASAINSIFAFVLGMIAFIYAAAALIVLSLEIDVVRRKHLYPRALLTPFTDDVELTEGDQKAYVGQAKSMRAKGFEEIDVSFEVKRAQRRRADQEEQLREGETQEMPSRVFTQRDDRNSDG